From the genome of Triticum aestivum cultivar Chinese Spring chromosome 3B, IWGSC CS RefSeq v2.1, whole genome shotgun sequence, one region includes:
- the LOC123068979 gene encoding TSL-kinase interacting protein 1, which yields MKAPEQRRKPTDTEAKAKLGGDKLHCLKPGKYTHKSSGNIGAKCRREDAQSFTSSKIALKGGSFMEVPFNNSTNLPAQPPNYSKKMKLQFFPIDEAIQKVLQQEKHNPYLELTLAPRKKMSSIVQHLNTKWGRSSCAKGELMLFPYGARPDSLVGSEKWTVNDSCTAADVYVAVGSPSTFRLRYGWFEHNLKQQSSEESFAPMHSAEKTIGDKPSDHFVFPNKPSDPFEFPNKPLDPFEFPNKPSDPFELPNKSSDPFEFPSKPSDPFEFPSKFTSPSDVCNTEQTVVDNQTKVTPLSWIDCISNISFGALLSQAVPSQDSKQPPLQNSSILQQIPATCDSFDAAIASLIAHQQTSNQPKVSNPSVWDAEETCHAFPRNQTSARMFSSAHGNSSAITPSILGAIPESDTDGNQRCSTEGRKEESTPQIPGLGNNDNVKPDVPMPESTGEPELGAFDSRLLSGTDSLGLSGLLANSLDAFPKFTVS from the exons ATGAAAGCTCCTGAGCAGCGCCGTAAACCAACTGATACAGAAGCAAAGGCCAAACTTGGTGGTGATAAGTTGCATTGCCTGAAGCCAGGAAAATACACCCACAAATCATCAG GCAATATCGGGGCAAAATGCAGAAGAGAAGATGCTCAATCATTTACCAGCAGTAAGATTGCATTGAAGGGTGGTAGCTTTATGGAAGTACCATTTAACAATTCGACAAACTTACCTGCTCAACCACCAAATTATTCTAAAAAGATGAAGCTTCAGTTTTTTCCAATAGATGAGGCGATTCAAAAGGTTCTACAGCAG GAGAAACACAATCCTTACCTTGAGTTGACCTTGGCTCCTCGAAAGAAGATGTCCTCAATTGTGCAACATCTGAACACAAAATGGGGCCGTTCTAGCTGCGCAAAAGGCGAGCTCATGCTCTTCCCATATGGTGCTAGACCGGATAGCTTAGTTGGCAGTGAAAAATGGACTGTTAATGATTCTTGCACTGCTGCTGATGTTTATGTTGCTGTTGGCAGCCCTTCAACATTTCGCTTAAG GTATGGATGGTTTGAGCACAATTTGAAGCAACAAAGCAGCGAAGAATCTTTTGCACCCATGCACTCTGCAGAAAAGACCATCGGTGACAAACCTTCAGATCATTTTGTGTTTCCAAACAAACCTTCAGATCCTTTTGAGTTTCCAAACAAACCTTTAGATCCTTTTGAGTTTCCAAACAAACCTTCAGATCCTTTTGAGCTTCCAAACAAATCTTCAGATCCTTTTGAGTTTCCAAGCAAACCTTCAGATCCTTTTGAGTTTCCAAGTAAATTTACCAGTCCATCCGATGTGTGTAACACAGAACAGACTGTGGTG GATAACCAAACCAAAGTGACACCTCTCTCGTGGATAGACTGCATATCCAATATCAGTTTCGGAGCACTCTTATCACAGGCTGTACCCTCTCAAGACAGTAAACAACCGCCTTTGCAAAATAGCTCGATTCTCCAGCAGATTCCTGCTACGTGCGATTCATTTGATGCTGCTATTGCCTCCTTGATTGCTCACCAGCAAACAAGTAACCAACCGAAGGTCTCAAATCCATCTGTTTGGGATGCAGAAGAAACTTGTCATGCATTTCCCCGGAATCAAACTTCAGCCAGGATGTTCTCTTCAGCTCATGGCAACAGTAGTGCTATTACCCCGTCTATCCTGGGTGCAATTCCTGAGTCTGATACAGATGGCAACCAG CGTTGTTCTACTGAAGGCAGGAAAGAGGAATCAACCCCTCAGATACCAGGCTTGGGCAATAATGATAATGTGAAGCCAGATGTGCCAATG CCTGAATCCACCGGTGAGCCAGAGCTTGGGGCATTTGACTCTAGGCTTTTGAGTGGAACCGACAGTTTAGGTCTAAGCGGCTTGCTAGCAAACAGCTTGGATGCATTTCCGAAGTTCACTGTTTCGTAA